TGCCCCAGCCGTACTGGTGCGCATGTTCGGCGCATAGCCAGATTTTACTTAACAGCTGCTCGGCGCTAAGCCCATCCGGCGACATGCCCACGGCGAAGCCTTCGTCGATTTCCATCACCAGCGTCCACTGTCCCAGCGGTTTCAGCATCCAGCCGATCCAGCCCGCATCCTGTGGATCGCCGCGCAGCCAGCCTTTATTCGCCAGCCCCATCACCCGGCCGCTCGGGCACTTGCGCCCGGCCCAGCGGGTCAGCTCGGTGGCAGCCAGTTCGGCAGGGGTCAGGGTATAGCAGTTGCGATCGAGCTGACGGAACGGTGGCAGCAGTTCGTAATCGGCGAACAGTTGACCGAAGGCGGCGGCGTCTCCCGCAGGCATTTCCAGCACGTGCGGAATACCGATGCAGATCTCTCCGTCCGGCAGGGTAAAGAGATCGTCATCGGCGGTGCTGTAACTGTTGTCTTCGGCAACGCGGAAGCAGGCCAGCAGTTTGTTGTCCGCACTATAGACGCCCCATACCAGGCGACGGGTAAGGTGGCGTACCAGCGGATGACTCACCAGAAACTGGTGGAAATTCTCCGGCGTCCAGCGTCGGCGCTGGCACATGGCGGATTCCATCCGCGCGATTTGCTGGGCGGCAATTGTGCGGGCGTCTTTTTTCAGCGCTTTGTAGCGATTAACCGACTCTGTTGCCAGCGCGTCATCATCACTCTTATTGGGTTTTGGCAGGTCTTTCAGACGACTGCCGCTTTCATCGCGCACGAACGGCTTGAGCGCCTCATCAAAGCTAACGATAAAGCGCCGCGGGCCAAAATCGAGGGTTAACGTTCCATCATCGTTCAATCCGAGATCCGGAGCGAGGCGGTCTTCCAGCTCGGCAACGGTCAGTTCGCGACTCTCGGCGATATCGCCGATTTTTTCCCGTGCGCGCTCCTGTAAGGCTTTGAACTTCAGCTTCTGGGCGATGCCGTTAAGCTGCATCAGGGCGATATCCGTGCCGATCGCGGCGAGAATATCTAACCCAACGGTGGCGCGTTTATGCTGGGATTCACCCGGCCAGATGCGGATCAGCGGCGTTAGCGCTCGTGCGGTGTCGTCGTTGCCGAGAATTCCCAGCGCGCTAAAGGCCCAGCCCTCTTTGGATGGCGCTCCGGCGGTTTGCCAGGCGCTGAACAGGTCCCAGGCGAAGGCGGCGAGTGACTCGGCAGTGCAGAGATCTTTCACCTGCTGTAAGCCGGGGTAAATGCCTTCTTCTGCCGGGAAGCGCAGCATTTCGCCAAGCGATTTTAATGCTGCGTCCGGCAGAGCCTGACCATTTTCCCGCAGTTGCGGGCGCGTCCAGAATGCGGGCTGGTAAAACGCAGGCAGGGCCGGAATTTTGGTCGGATGGTTATCCAGCGGATCGAGTGAGAGCAGGGCGTTAATGGCGTCCATCACCTCCGGCTGGTTATAGCGCTGTGCGATCTGTTCAAGCAGCGGCTGATGGCCGTTATCTATCAGCAGATGTAGCGCCAGACGTGCACTGTCCTGCGCTTCGCCTGCTTTACCAAAGGCTGCGGGCAGCAGGCCGGTAATGGCATGTTCCGGATAGGCCAGCAGCCACTCGCGGGCAGCATCGCGCACCGTTTTAAGTTTGTTAAAGGCGCGGGCGACCATCGGAGCCAGTTCGCTGGCGGCAAACCAGATAGCGACGGGTAAGTTCTCCTGCGGGTAGCGAGAAAGTGCGTTAATAAAGCCCGGCAGTCCGGCAAGGCGCAGGTACGTCATCACATATTCCGTGCCCGTGTGCGGCTCTTTGCTCAGGGCGTTCCAGGCCTGGATTGCCTGCGCGGCGGGCAGCGCGGTGAGCATATAGAGCGCCCATTCGTACGAGGAAGAACCGTGGATGGCCTTAACCTCCGCAATCAGCGCGGGATAATCCTGCCGTTGCCAGGCGCTCAGTACGGCGTCGGGGGCGTCGTCATAACTATTGCCATTCCAGCGCTGAAAACCGCCTAATTGCGTCAGGTAGTTTTTGTCGTCCTTTCCTTTGCCTTGTTCCACCCGGTGGGCATACCAACTACGCTGTTCGAGAAGTTGCTTGCCCGCCTCTTCCGTCAGCATGCAGATCGGGTCTAAGGCCAGCGGTGATAAATCCAGTTGGGGAATAGGGGACTTTTTCTTTTTCGTCGCCCATGGTGGGGATACCAGCACCGGCGGCAGCATATCGTCACTGGCGCAGTCGGTCTGCTGATTTAATTGCTGCTGGCAGGTTTCCAGCAGCGCCGCGGCCTGCGAGGAGATCCATTGCGCGACCTGTGCGACCAGTTCCGGTCGGGCGCTCAACTGGGTCATCAGCATAATGCGCCAGCGTTTCTCTTCTTTTTGTGTCAGCAGTTCAGCCAATGCCGCCAGCGCCGCATGTGGGAAACGGGTGCAGGCTTGTGTCATCCGTTCGTGGCAGCGTTTTCCTTGTTCGCTCACGCGGATCAGCTGCGTCAGGGCCTGCGGATGATTAAGATAACTTACCAGCTCGCCGCACAGATCATCGTGAACGTAGGGCGCAAAGCGGGAGATTCCGGCGACTCCCTGTTCGCGCATCACCGTCGCGTTCCAGACGCTGCCGTGGTAATAGTCGTTAAACAGGTTTTCCGCCAGGTAAGGATCCAGCGCTTTGACGACCTGCGGGTCACTGGCAACCAGCTTCAGCCATTCTGCCGTTTTGACATTTTTATGCGCCAGCGCCCGGCGGGCGATGTCGTGGGCGATATCCGGGCGCTCTGGCAGCAATAACGCGACCAGCGGCTGCTGGCCGATAGGCATATCCGGCAACGCGGCAACGAGTTTATCCACGCAGCGCTGCCACAGCGGCTCATCGGCAAGGGACAGATGGGCACGCAGGCGAACGTCGAACATATCCGCTCCACGAGCCGAGATTGGTTCTGCGAGAAAGGTGACCTGAACGGTTTGATAATTATATTCAAATTCAATGTGCTGTAGGGCGATAAACATCTCAACGGCATATTCCAGTCCGTAGACGTGAACAATTTCGTCCATCAGTTCGGGATTGTCACCACTGCGCCAGCCACGGCGAGTTGCCACGGCGACCTGCACCGCCAGCGCGGCCGGTGATAGCTGGCCATCGGTGAGAGCTTCATTGATGACTTGCTGCCAGTACGCGGAGCAGTCGGCATAGTCGAAGGTAACGGTTTTCCCCGATTGCTTATGGATCTCTTTGCCGAGGTTCATTAACACACTGTCCTCAGGCGCAGCAATCGGTTCGCTGGGGAAACGGCGTGAAGGGAGCGCTTGCGCAAGTAGTTCATCCGACAACGGCAATTCGGCATCGTCCGCCAGCCACGGGCGGGTAACGTCAATAGGCGTGGGAACGCGCTCCGGCTGTGGGGTTGCTGCCGGGGCGGCTGGCTCAGAAAGCGGGCTGGCAACGGTGGGCTGCACAGCGGCGGTATCTTCAACGTAGCCTTTTTTGGTTTTTTCGTTAATCAGCTTCAGCTCGGCTTTGCTGGCGGCGACGCCATCGGCGAAGGTTTTAATCTGACTCTGACCGTTGGTGCCGACCTTGCCCCAGCTCAGATGCAGCTCGTTATCCTGCTGCTCTACTGCCCAAAATTTATGTGATTTTTCGTCGTGATAAATGAACGTTTTCATGACCAATTCCTTTTAATCGAATAGCGATTCGATATCGTTGATGAGTTCGCTGGTGGCAATAGCGTCGAGGGTGGAGAAAGCAAACGCTGGTTTTCCGAAGTAAATATCATCTTCAGCGACGATTTTGACCATATCGAGCGGGATGAGTTCGTCGTACCCGGTTTCACCATATAGCAGCGAAAAAGGTTCCGTGACCAGCACTATGTCACCGCAGGCTGAGGGTTTATACATTCCGCAGATACTGCCGCTTTCTTCGATTCGTTGCCAGCCTTTACGCTCAAGCCCTACGATGCGGCCGGCCTGGCATTGTCGCCCGTTCCACCGATTCAGCTCCATGGCGTCGCATTCGCTTTCCGTCAGGCTGTAGTGGTTGCGATCGAGCTGGCGGAACGGCGGCAGTAGTTCGTAATCGGCAAACAGCTGGCCGAAGGCGGCAATGTCCTGCGGAGAAATTTCCTGCACGTGCGGAATGCCGATTTTCCCTTCCGGCAGGCGGAACGGATTATCTTGCGCATCGCTGTAGCTGTTGTCTTCGGCTACGCGAAAGCAGGCGAGCAGGGTGTTTTGTTCGCTGTAGACCCCCCATACCAGGCGGCGGGTGATGTGTCGCACCAGCGGATGCTCGACGAGGAACAGGCGGAACTGCTCCTGCGTCCAGCGGCGGCGCAGGCACATGGCGGATTCGAGGCGCATGATTTGCTGGGCGGCGACGGTGCGTGCGTCCTTTTTCAGCGATTTATAGCGGCTGACCGCTGCGGTCGCCAGCGTTTCGTCATCGCTTTTGTTGGGTTTTGGCAGGTCTTTTAGACGATTGCCGTTTTCATCGCGCACAAAGGGTTTCAGCGCTTCGTCGAAGTTAACGGTAAAGCGACGTGGGCCGAAGTCGAGGGTCAGGGAGCCGTTATCGTCCAGGCCCAGGTCCGGGGCGAGGCGGTCTTCCAGCTCGGCAATTGTCAGCCCGCGGCTTTCGGCAATTTGCTGGATTTTGTTCTGTGCATTCTCCTGGAGGGCCTTAAATTTTATCTTCTGCGCGATACCGTTGAGCTGCATCAGGGCGATATCGCTACCGATTTCCGCCAGAATATCCAGCCCAAGCGCTGCGCGTTGATGCTGCGATTCACCTGGCCAGGCGCGGATGAGCGGCGTCAGCGCTCGTGCGGTATCGTCATTACCGAAAAAGGCTAATGTCGTGAAGCCCCAGTTAGCTTTTGAAGGGCCTCCTGCTTCAATCCAGGCGTTAAAAAGATCCCAGGCAAAGTTAGCCAGAGATGTTGGAGTGCAGATGCTTTTTACGGTATTCAGCCCGGCGTAAACTTTCACTTCGCGTGGGAAATTCAGCATATCGCCGAGGTAACGCATGGCGTCATCCGACAACGGCAGACCCGTGCTTTTGAGCTGTGGCCTGCGACACAGTGTAAATTGATAAAATTCAGGCAAAGGCTGAATCTTCGCCGGGAAATCGTGAAAATCCCCCACGTCGAGAAAGGCTCCCAGGGCGGCGATAATCTCCGGTTGTTGATAGCGCTGCGCTATTTGGGTTATCAGAGAACGGTGATTACTATCGGCCAGTAATCGCAAGGCTTGTTGAGCGTCGTCCCTGTCTTTGCAAGCTTTCCCTAGCGCTGCGGGCAATAATCCGGCAATGGTATGTTCGGGATACTCAAGTAACCAGCTGCGGGCGTCTTCGCGCAGCGTTTTTTTGCGGCTGAAGTTTTGTGCCATCGGCAGTGCCAAATCGGTTGTGCCGCAATAGGGGGTAAACGGCCACAGCGACTGGCGATCGTGTTTAAGATAACGGACAAATATTGGCAGGGCATCGATACCAAAAATGGGCAAGATCCCCTCTTCGCCTTTGTGAGGTTCATCAGCTAAGGCATCCAGTAGGACCAATGCTTGCTCGCGCGGCATCCAGGCCAGCAGATGCAGTTTCCATTGCGAATACCGCTTACCCGTATACTGATGGAATTCATTTATCAAGGTGGCGTAGTCATTGCATTGCAGGGCATTGATGGCGTTTTGCGGAATGGGCATTTTTTGCGATGTGCCAGGGTCTAACTGTTGCCAGTTTTCAAATCCCAGGCGCCACAGAAAGTTTTGTTCCGGGGTGAATGGCTCTGTCACTTTTTCCCAACGATAGCTTTCAAATGGCGGTAGGTCCGCGTAATTGAATTGGGATTGGTAATCACTGTAATCGTAGCCAGTGAGTTCTTCCGCTATTGCCGGCGTCAGGCGAAGCGTAGAAGCGACGGGGAGTACCGATAGCTTGAATACTGGTGATGCGCTTTTTTGATTTTGCTTCAGCCACGGCGGGGATACCAGTATTTCTGGTAGGGTCTCCGGGCTGGCATATTCTGCTGATGAATCGCTCAGCGGTTGGGTCGTGGTTAACGTTTCAGCGGCGTGTGCGTCAATCCATGGCAAGACTTGCTCTACCCGGGTGGGGTCAGCGCTGATGAGTACCGTTAGCGCTCTGCGCCAGATCGGATCTTCATCGCTCGCCAGCAGCGACGCATATGCGGCAATAGCCGCATGAGGATACTTTTGGCAGGTCTTACTTAAATGCCCCAGACGCTTAATTTTGTTGCCGGCACAAAGAATTAATATTCTAAGCGCATCCGGATGGTTCGTTTTAGCTAACCATTTAGTAAGATAGTCGGCAGCATCAAGCTCTGGCAATTGGGTCCTTGCGTCTTTTTTGTCTAAATCGTTGGCGAGTTGACTTATCCCGATCACGCCCTGGTTGGTTATCAATGAGGCCACATAGGGGAGAAAGTGAGAGTAAAGCGGAGACAATGAATATTTTTCTAGCGTATCATTGCTAATGAATTTCCATATATCATTTCCCAGCGGTGACGCATTAAAGGGGCCGAAACGGCTACGATGACAGAAGGCAAACCCATTAATCTCCACCGTTAATGGTACAGGAGCGTCATCCGCGAGCCAGGGCTGAGCATTGTGCGGGCTGGCGATCTTTTGGGCGGGGCGCTCTTCCGCCGATGTGTTTTCAGCGTAACCTTTTCTTGTTTTCTCACCGATTAACTTTTGTTCTGCCTTCGTCGCGGCCACCGTATCGGAAAAGGTTTTAATCTGACTCTGTCCGCTGGTGCCGACTTTGCCCCAGCTCAGGTGCAGCTCGTTATCCTGTTGCTCGACTGCCCAGAATTTGTGTGATTTTTCGTCCTGATAAATAAAATATTTCATTTTCTTCCCTGTGTTTTTATCCAGTTTGGATTTGATGCTAGCAGTTATTGCTAAGAACACAGAGGGGGAGGACGACAGGAATGCGATTTTCAGAATTTATAAAATAAAAAGCGCTGCCGGAGCAGCGCTTTATGCGGGGTTATTTGACCTGCTGGCCCGGCTGAGCGCCGCTGTCCGGGCTTAACAGGAAGATATCCTTCCCGCCGGGACCTGCGGCCATCACCATGCCTTCCGAGATGCCGAAGCGCATTTTGCGCGGTGCCAGGTTGGCTACCATTACCGTCAGGCGACCAATCAGTGCCTGCGGATCTGGATAGGCGGAGCGGATGCCGGAGAAGACGTTGCGTTTCTCGCCGCCGAGATCCAGCGTCAGGCGCAGCAGCTTGTCGGAACCGTCAACGAACTCGGCGTTTTCGATAAGCGCGATACGCATATCTACTTTGGCGAAATCATCAAAGGTGATGGTTTCCTGAATCGGGTCATCCGCCAGAGGACCGGTGACCGGTGCTGACAGCGCTTTCACCTCTTCTTTCGACGCTTCAACCAGTGCTTCAACTTGCTTCATCTCAATGCGGTTATACAGCGCTTTGAAATTATTGACTTTGTGAGCGAGCAGCGGCTGCTGAACGGAATCCCAGCTCAGTTCACTGTTAAGGAAGGCTTCTGCACGCGCAGAAAGCTCCGGCAGAACCGGCTTGAGCCAGGTCATCAGCACGCGGAACATGTTCAGACCCATGGTGCAGATAGCCTGCAGGTCAGCGTCGCGGCCTTCCTGTTTTGCCACAACCCATGGAGCCTGCTCATCAACGTAGCGGTTCGCGACGTCGGCCAGCGCCATGATTTCGCGGATGGCTTTGCCGAATTCTCGGCTGTCCCATGCTTCGCCAATGCTTGCAGCTGCATCGGTGAAGGTTTTGTACAGCTCCGGGTCAGCCAGCTCAGCGGACAGCACACCGTCGAAGCGCTTGGCGATAAAGCCCGCATTACGGGACGCCAGGTTCACTACTTTGTTAACGATGTCGGCATTCACGCGCTGCACGAAATCTTCCAGGTTCAGGTCGATATCATCGATGCGTGAAGAGAGCTTGGCGGTGTAGTAGTAGCGCAGGCTGTCGGCGTCAAAATGCTTCAGCCAGGTGCTGGCCTTAATAAAGGTACCGCGCGACTTGGACATCTTCGCACCGTTGACCGTCACGTAGCCGTGAACGAACAGGTTGGTCGGTTTGCGGAAGTTGCTGCCTTCCAGCATCGCAGGCCAGAACAGGCTGTGGAAGTAGACGATATCTTTGCCGATAAAGTGATACAGCTCGGCGGTAGAATCTTTCTTCCAGTATTCGTCAAAGCTTACGGTGTCGCCGCGCTTGTCGCACAGGTTCTTGAAAGAGCCCATGTAGCCAATTGGCGCATCCAGCCAGACGTAAAAATATTTGCCCGGCGCGTTGGGGATTTCGAAGCCGAAGTACGGCGCATCGCGGGAAATATCCCACTGCTGCAGGCCGGATTCAAACCACTCCTGCATTTTGTTCGCCACCTGCTCCTGCAGCGCGCCGCTACGGGTCCACGCTTGCAGCATTTCGCTAAATGACGGCAGATCAAAGAAGAAGTGTTCAGACTCGCGCATCACTGGCGTCGCGCCGGAAACCACCGATTTCGGCTCGATAAGCTCGGTCGGGCTGTAGGTCGCGCCGCACACTTCGCAGTTATCGCCGTACTGATCCGGTGATTTACACTTCGGACAAGTGCCTTTTACGAAACGGTCCGGCAGGAACATGCCTTTTTCCGGATCGTAAAGCTGAGAAATAGTGCGGTTTTTGATAAAACCGTTCTCTTTCAGGCGGCCATAGATGAGCTCCGACAGCTCACGGTTTTCGTCACTGTGCGTGGAGTGATAGTTATCGTAGCTGATGCCGAAGCCAGCAAAATCGGTCTGATGCTCCTGACTCATTTCGCCAATCATCTGTTCCGGAGTGATCCCGAGCTGCTGCGCTTTCAGCATGATCGGGGTGCCGTGGGCGTCGTCGGCGCAGATGAAGTTGACTTCGTGGCCGCGCATTCGCTGGTAACGGACCCAGACATCAGCCTGGATGTGCTCCAGCATGTGGCCGAGGTGGATTGAGCCGTTTGCGTACGGCAGCGCGCACGTTACCAGAATTTTCTTCGCGACTTGAGTCATAGTGGGCATTACATCTTCTATTGTAAAAAGGGCTTTCGATGTTACCGCAAAGGCAATAATTTGGTAAGCCCAAAGCTTATTGTGGGGGAATTATTCCCTTTAAGGTAAACTTAACGGACAAGATTCAACTCACAATAACAAAGGAGTCGGGATGAGTTCGCAATCCCAGGCCAAATCCCCCGAGCGCCTACGTGCGATGGTTGCCGGGACCCTGGCTAATTTCCAGCACCCAACCCTGAAACATAACCTCACCACGCTGAAGGCGCTGCATCATGTCGCCTGGCTGGACGAGACCGTGCACATCGAAATTCAGATGCCGTTCGTGTGGCATAGCGCGTTTGAGGTGTTAAAAGAGCAGTGCAGCGCCGAGCTGTTACGCATTACCGGCGCTAAAGCCATTGACTGGAAGCTGACGCACAGCATCGCCACGCTTCAGCGGGTAAAAAATCAGCCCGGCATTAACGGCGTAAAAAACATTATCGCCATCAGCTCCGGCAAAGGTGGGGTGGGGAAATCGTCTACGGCGGTTAACCTGGCGCTGGCGCTGGCGGCGGAAGGGGCGAAAGTGGGTATTCTCGATGCCGATATTTACGGCCCGTCGATTCCGACCATGCTCGGCGCGGAAGACCAGCGTCCGACGTCACCGGATGGCACTCACATGGCGCCGATTATGAAATTCGGTCTGGCAACCAACTCCATCGGCTATCTGGTGACTGACGATAACGCCATGGTATGGCGCGGCCCGATGGCCAGCAAAGCGCTGATGCAGATGCTGCAAGAAACGCTGTGGCCGGATCTCGATTATCTGGTGCTGGATATGCCGCCAGGTACCGGCGATATTCAGCTGACGCTGGCGCAGAACATTCCGGTAACCGGCGCGGTAGTGGTCACTACGCCGCAGGATATTGCGCTGATCGACGCCAAAAAAGGCATCGTGATGTTTGAAAAAGTGGAAGTGCCGGTACTGGGTATTGTGGAAAACATGAGTATGCATATTTGCAGCAATTGTGGGCACCACGAACCTATCTTCGGTACCGGTGGCGCGCAAAAGCTGGCGGATAAATACCACACCCAGCTGCTGGGCCAGCTGCCGCTGCATATCACGCTGCGTGAAGACCTCGACAAAGGCACCCCGACGGTGGTCGCGCGTCCGGAAAGCGAGTTTACCGAGACTTACCGCCAGCTAGCGGACCGCGTGGCGGCGCAGCTGTACTGGCAGGGCGAAGTGATCCCTGGCGAGATTGCCTTCCGGGCGGTGTAATCACCTTTCCAGGCTAAGCCGTGCGGCGTTTTACGTCGCGCGGTTTTTTTATGTCAGCAGATAACTGCGCTTTTCTACCTTATAAGTTAATCACCAAATGAATAGTGCCAGTGTTAACTATTACTTATTTTTATTCACATTTCGCGATATTGAGATTAATCAATAAAACATATTTTTAACATTGTTTTCTGTCGGCGATTGTGAGAGCTTCATTAACATTGAAGTGAAATATTTTTATCGCCAGGATGGGTTATTTTTTACGGAAACTTATTTTCCTCATCTTATTTTTTTTTGGCGGGCAGTTGTCATCATTAGTCATACGTAGATAAAAACGAGGTAAGGAATAAAAATATCCGTAATAAATTTCGGAGTGAACGATGAATAATATTGCTCTAATCGTTAAGTTACGAGAACTGCTGGTAATTTTTATGCATACGCGCTCTCTGCCGGAGAAAGCAGCCGACGCGTTGCGTTATTGCCAGGAAAACATCCCGCTAACTGAGGTTCCGATTGGCGCTTATGGTGAATATAATGAAATTTTTGAACAAATCACTTTTTTATCAGGTGATCAAAGCCGCACTGCGCCGGATGATTTACTGCGAAGCGGCGGCGATCTGATATTAAGTATTCTGATGTTATATGAGCAAATTGCTTCATATATTGCCGTCGAGGAATTTATGCAAAAGCAAAACCGTTTTAACGAATAGAAAAGAAAAACGCCAGCGGCAGGTAGCGCGCTGGCGTTCGGCTTTTAACGATGGTAGAAAATCTCGCCATCGTAGATTTTGAGGATTTTCCCCTCAGTATCGGTAATCAGAACGTAGCTCCCACCCATATAGGTCCAGTGAGTACCGGCGTCCGGTGCGGGCAGATTGCGCTGCTGCCACTGCTTAATGTTGTATTCTGGCGTGAGGTACAGGGGCGGTACGGTATCGCCGATGTGGAATTGTTTGAAGTCTGCGGTAACACCATCCAGCTCATATTTCTGTAGAGCGCCGCCAGCAGCCCACGCTCCGCTGGAACAGGCCAACAGTACGCCCAGAAGCATCATTTTTGTTTTACGCATAATTTCCTCATTATTATCCTGGACACAAAATCGCAGCCTCGTATCATTCCTGATACATCAAGGAAATGGCAAGTATTGGTTTGGTTAAAAGTGTAAGAAAACAGTGATGCTGTGACGTTTTTCGGCGGATCGCGTCGGTTTTGAGAATAATCCGGATTCGGGAGTTCCTATGTTCAGGCTGGAAGATCTGGCGTTGTTTGTTCGCGCCGCGGCATTAAGCAGCTTCAGCGAGGCGGCGCGTGAGGCCGGGCAGCAGCCCGCGCAGGTGAGTGCGGCGATAAAACGCCTGGAAACGACGCTGAATATTCGTCTTTTTGCCCGTTCTACGCGCAGTTTGCGTCTGACCCCTGAAGGGGAGACCTGGTTGCCCTATGCCACGCAGATGCTGGATACGCTGCATGCCGGGCTGCAAAAAATCCAGGCTCCCGATGACGAAGTTCGCGGTACGTTACAAATTGCCGTGCCGTCCGATCTGGGGCGTAACTTGCTCCTGCGCGTGTTTCGCGCTTTTCGCCTGCGCCATCCCGCGCTGAGTTTACGGATCCTGTTTTCCGATCATCGGACCGATGTGTTTAAAGACCCGGTGGACGTCGCATTTCGCTATGGCTATAACGACGACGCCTCGTTTATTTCCCTGCCGGTTGCGCCCGAGAACCGGCGCGTGCTGGTGGCCTCGCCCGGTTGGATAGCCGAGCACGGTGAACCGCAGACGCTGGATGATTTAACGCGGCATAATGCGCTGACCTACGTGCTGCGCGGCAGGCCGTTCGATCGCTGGCCGCTTAGTTTTGGGGGAGAAGTTCACCATGTGCAGGTTTCCGGCACGATTGTGAGTGATGACGCTGAAGTTATTCGCCGCCTGGCGGTTGCCGGGGAGGGGATTGCGTATAAATCCACGCTGGACGTGAGCGATGACATTCGCGAAGGGCGGCTACAGGTGCTGTTGCCGCAGTATCAGGGTGATGTCGTGCCGCTAAATATGATTTGCCCGCACCGCAAACAGATTTCTCCTGCGGTGCGGCTACTGTATGACGCTGTTAAAACAGAGTGCGAGAAAGTATAGGCTCTAACGCTGGTGTCATTCCCGGCGGCGCTGCGCCTGTCCGGGCTACGGATCCGCGTGGTTTGCGGGTTTGGTAGCCCGGACAGGCGCGTTAAGCGCCGCCTCCGGGAAAATTAGCGGCATGGATCTTAATGCTTCACCAGCGTCGCAAAGTAGTACACCAGCGGAATGGCGAGGATCCACAGGCCAATCGGGATTTCTCGCCACTTGCCAGCAATCGTCTTAATCACCACATAAAACAGCAGCCCACCGGCAATTCCGGTACCGAAGCTGTTGGCGATCAGCGTAATCATCACCATCATCAGTACCGGCAATCCGTCGGTGAAATTGCCTAAATCTACTTTGCGCAGGCCGCTGAACATATTCAGGCCGATCAGAATTAGCGCTGGCGCGGTGGCTTCTTTCGGGATCATCAACGCCACCGGCGTAAACAGCAGCATCAGCAGGAACATTACCGCCGCCGACAGCGCAGTTAACCCGGTTTTGCCGCCAGCTTCCGCCGCCGCCGAAGATTCAATTAGCGCGGTCGCCGCCGGAATACCCAGCCACGGGCCAATAGCCGCCGCAATCGAGTCGACCATAAACGGGCGATTGATATGCAGCATGTTACCCTCTTCATCCAGCAGGCCCGCTTCGCCGCCCACCGCCAGCGTGGTACCCATCGTGGAAAAGAACTCTGAGGCGAAAAAGACGAACA
This Klebsiella sp. RHBSTW-00484 DNA region includes the following protein-coding sequences:
- a CDS encoding DUF4132 domain-containing protein; translated protein: MKTFIYHDEKSHKFWAVEQQDNELHLSWGKVGTNGQSQIKTFADGVAASKAELKLINEKTKKGYVEDTAAVQPTVASPLSEPAAPAATPQPERVPTPIDVTRPWLADDAELPLSDELLAQALPSRRFPSEPIAAPEDSVLMNLGKEIHKQSGKTVTFDYADCSAYWQQVINEALTDGQLSPAALAVQVAVATRRGWRSGDNPELMDEIVHVYGLEYAVEMFIALQHIEFEYNYQTVQVTFLAEPISARGADMFDVRLRAHLSLADEPLWQRCVDKLVAALPDMPIGQQPLVALLLPERPDIAHDIARRALAHKNVKTAEWLKLVASDPQVVKALDPYLAENLFNDYYHGSVWNATVMREQGVAGISRFAPYVHDDLCGELVSYLNHPQALTQLIRVSEQGKRCHERMTQACTRFPHAALAALAELLTQKEEKRWRIMLMTQLSARPELVAQVAQWISSQAAALLETCQQQLNQQTDCASDDMLPPVLVSPPWATKKKKSPIPQLDLSPLALDPICMLTEEAGKQLLEQRSWYAHRVEQGKGKDDKNYLTQLGGFQRWNGNSYDDAPDAVLSAWQRQDYPALIAEVKAIHGSSSYEWALYMLTALPAAQAIQAWNALSKEPHTGTEYVMTYLRLAGLPGFINALSRYPQENLPVAIWFAASELAPMVARAFNKLKTVRDAAREWLLAYPEHAITGLLPAAFGKAGEAQDSARLALHLLIDNGHQPLLEQIAQRYNQPEVMDAINALLSLDPLDNHPTKIPALPAFYQPAFWTRPQLRENGQALPDAALKSLGEMLRFPAEEGIYPGLQQVKDLCTAESLAAFAWDLFSAWQTAGAPSKEGWAFSALGILGNDDTARALTPLIRIWPGESQHKRATVGLDILAAIGTDIALMQLNGIAQKLKFKALQERAREKIGDIAESRELTVAELEDRLAPDLGLNDDGTLTLDFGPRRFIVSFDEALKPFVRDESGSRLKDLPKPNKSDDDALATESVNRYKALKKDARTIAAQQIARMESAMCQRRRWTPENFHQFLVSHPLVRHLTRRLVWGVYSADNKLLACFRVAEDNSYSTADDDLFTLPDGEICIGIPHVLEMPAGDAAAFGQLFADYELLPPFRQLDRNCYTLTPAELAATELTRWAGRKCPSGRVMGLANKGWLRGDPQDAGWIGWMLKPLGQWTLVMEIDEGFAVGMSPDGLSAEQLLSKIWLCAEHAHQYGWGSNGPQDATFSVLDSVSASELINDIDALFE
- a CDS encoding DUF4132 domain-containing protein, with amino-acid sequence MKYFIYQDEKSHKFWAVEQQDNELHLSWGKVGTSGQSQIKTFSDTVAATKAEQKLIGEKTRKGYAENTSAEERPAQKIASPHNAQPWLADDAPVPLTVEINGFAFCHRSRFGPFNASPLGNDIWKFISNDTLEKYSLSPLYSHFLPYVASLITNQGVIGISQLANDLDKKDARTQLPELDAADYLTKWLAKTNHPDALRILILCAGNKIKRLGHLSKTCQKYPHAAIAAYASLLASDEDPIWRRALTVLISADPTRVEQVLPWIDAHAAETLTTTQPLSDSSAEYASPETLPEILVSPPWLKQNQKSASPVFKLSVLPVASTLRLTPAIAEELTGYDYSDYQSQFNYADLPPFESYRWEKVTEPFTPEQNFLWRLGFENWQQLDPGTSQKMPIPQNAINALQCNDYATLINEFHQYTGKRYSQWKLHLLAWMPREQALVLLDALADEPHKGEEGILPIFGIDALPIFVRYLKHDRQSLWPFTPYCGTTDLALPMAQNFSRKKTLREDARSWLLEYPEHTIAGLLPAALGKACKDRDDAQQALRLLADSNHRSLITQIAQRYQQPEIIAALGAFLDVGDFHDFPAKIQPLPEFYQFTLCRRPQLKSTGLPLSDDAMRYLGDMLNFPREVKVYAGLNTVKSICTPTSLANFAWDLFNAWIEAGGPSKANWGFTTLAFFGNDDTARALTPLIRAWPGESQHQRAALGLDILAEIGSDIALMQLNGIAQKIKFKALQENAQNKIQQIAESRGLTIAELEDRLAPDLGLDDNGSLTLDFGPRRFTVNFDEALKPFVRDENGNRLKDLPKPNKSDDETLATAAVSRYKSLKKDARTVAAQQIMRLESAMCLRRRWTQEQFRLFLVEHPLVRHITRRLVWGVYSEQNTLLACFRVAEDNSYSDAQDNPFRLPEGKIGIPHVQEISPQDIAAFGQLFADYELLPPFRQLDRNHYSLTESECDAMELNRWNGRQCQAGRIVGLERKGWQRIEESGSICGMYKPSACGDIVLVTEPFSLLYGETGYDELIPLDMVKIVAEDDIYFGKPAFAFSTLDAIATSELINDIESLFD